A genomic window from Erythrobacter sp. BLCC-B19 includes:
- a CDS encoding DsbE family thiol:disulfide interchange protein produces the protein MMRSRLFLWVPLALFAFFAGLAGYMLTQEKDQFVESTMIGQPLPDFALAPAFEGLPGAAKADFTGKPKLLNIWASWCTPCIAEAPQLEALQAKGVEIIGVAIRDRPEDVANFLGRYGNPYARIGSDPISEVQLGIGSSGVPETFVIDAKGVIRYQHIGDIRPEHVPMLLAELEKAQ, from the coding sequence ATGATGCGATCCCGTCTGTTCCTGTGGGTGCCGCTTGCGCTGTTTGCCTTCTTCGCCGGGCTGGCAGGCTATATGCTGACCCAGGAAAAGGATCAGTTTGTCGAGAGCACGATGATCGGCCAGCCCTTGCCCGATTTCGCGCTCGCGCCCGCGTTCGAAGGTCTGCCCGGCGCGGCCAAGGCGGACTTCACCGGCAAGCCCAAGCTGCTCAATATCTGGGCCAGCTGGTGCACCCCCTGCATCGCTGAAGCCCCGCAGCTCGAAGCCCTGCAGGCCAAGGGGGTCGAGATCATCGGTGTCGCGATCCGCGACCGGCCTGAAGATGTCGCCAATTTCCTCGGCCGTTATGGCAATCCCTACGCCCGGATCGGCAGTGATCCGATTTCGGAAGTGCAGCTCGGAATTGGCTCGTCGGGCGTGCCGGAGACCTTCGTGATCGATGCCAAGGGCGTGATCCGCTATCAGCATATCGGCGACATCCGGCCCGAACACGTGCCGATGCTGCTGGCCGAACTGGAGAAGGCGCAATGA
- a CDS encoding heme lyase CcmF/NrfE family subunit: protein MIAEIGLAALWLAAALAVLQMVSGAFALRSPEGEVNALAIYARPAAVVQAVLAVLAFILLLYAFAVTDLSIKLVASNSHSMKPFIYKLTGTWGNHEGSMLLWVGVLALSGGLLAAFERRLPERTMSATLAVQGFVALGFYAFLLLSSNPFERLPVPAAEGTGLNPLLQDIGLAIHPPTLYAGYVGLSVAFSLAMGALLTREVNPAFARVMRPWVLGAWVLLTFGITAGSYWAYYELGWGGWWFWDPVENASLMPWLAATALMHSVSVLAARDALRTWTIMLGVLAFSMSMLGTFLVRSGVLTSVHAFAVDPERGAFILGLLGLYIGGAFTIFALRAGAVAEGKRFAVASREGALVFNNVMLSAILAIVLLGTLYPLLTEAFDVRVSVGPPYFNPASAIFAVPMLLVMAIGPLLRWRQDKPARLQFEMSLIAAVLIAVIALVSFFGSYPFLPLLGLGLAAALAVAAFLPLKGRNLGRVPVATLGMVLAHFGVAVSLFGMACEGAFSQERLAAVAPGATEQVGDFAVTLDSVSPVAGPNWTAIEAQIAVRHKGGEPVILNPQARNFWSPPQSTSESALLTRWDGQLYAVIGNQAEDGRWQIRIWWKPFVTFIWYGGLLIALGGIMAIAGRVRVDVKRRKASALGAQRRADVEALGTSQPVPAE from the coding sequence ATGATTGCGGAAATCGGACTGGCCGCCCTGTGGCTCGCCGCGGCCCTCGCGGTGTTGCAGATGGTCTCGGGCGCTTTCGCGCTGCGCAGCCCCGAGGGCGAGGTCAATGCGCTGGCGATCTACGCGCGGCCTGCGGCGGTGGTGCAGGCGGTGCTGGCGGTGCTTGCCTTCATCTTGCTGCTTTACGCCTTTGCGGTCACCGACCTGTCGATCAAGCTGGTGGCGAGCAATTCGCACTCGATGAAGCCGTTCATTTACAAGCTCACCGGCACCTGGGGGAACCACGAGGGCTCAATGCTGCTCTGGGTCGGGGTTTTGGCGCTTTCTGGCGGGTTATTGGCGGCTTTTGAGCGCCGCTTGCCGGAACGTACCATGAGCGCGACGCTGGCCGTGCAGGGCTTTGTGGCGCTGGGCTTCTATGCCTTTCTGCTGTTGTCCTCCAACCCGTTCGAGCGGCTGCCGGTGCCTGCGGCCGAGGGGACAGGCCTCAACCCCTTGCTTCAGGACATCGGCCTCGCGATCCATCCGCCGACGCTTTATGCGGGCTATGTCGGCCTGTCGGTGGCCTTCAGCCTGGCAATGGGCGCGCTGCTGACGCGCGAGGTCAATCCGGCCTTCGCCCGCGTGATGCGCCCTTGGGTGCTGGGGGCGTGGGTGCTGCTGACCTTCGGGATCACGGCGGGCAGCTATTGGGCCTATTACGAGCTCGGCTGGGGCGGCTGGTGGTTCTGGGACCCGGTCGAGAATGCCTCGCTGATGCCGTGGCTGGCCGCGACCGCGCTGATGCATTCGGTCAGCGTGCTGGCCGCGCGTGATGCGCTGCGGACGTGGACGATCATGCTGGGCGTCCTGGCGTTCTCGATGTCGATGCTGGGCACCTTCCTGGTGCGTTCGGGCGTGCTGACGAGCGTTCATGCCTTCGCGGTCGATCCGGAACGCGGCGCGTTCATTCTTGGCCTGCTGGGGCTCTATATCGGCGGGGCGTTCACGATCTTCGCCCTGCGCGCAGGCGCTGTGGCCGAGGGCAAGCGCTTTGCCGTCGCCAGCCGTGAAGGCGCGCTGGTGTTCAACAATGTGATGCTCTCGGCGATCCTCGCGATCGTGCTTTTGGGCACGCTTTACCCGCTGCTGACCGAGGCGTTCGATGTCCGCGTCAGCGTCGGCCCGCCCTATTTCAACCCGGCTTCGGCGATCTTTGCGGTGCCGATGCTGCTGGTGATGGCGATCGGCCCGCTGCTGCGCTGGCGGCAGGACAAGCCGGCGCGTTTGCAGTTCGAGATGTCGCTGATCGCGGCGGTGCTGATCGCTGTGATCGCGCTGGTGAGTTTCTTCGGCTCCTATCCCTTCCTGCCGCTGCTGGGCCTTGGCCTTGCCGCGGCGCTGGCGGTGGCGGCCTTCCTCCCCTTGAAGGGCCGCAATCTGGGGCGCGTGCCGGTGGCGACGTTGGGAATGGTGCTGGCCCATTTCGGGGTCGCGGTCTCGCTGTTCGGCATGGCCTGCGAGGGCGCCTTCTCGCAGGAGCGCCTCGCTGCTGTCGCACCGGGCGCGACCGAGCAGGTTGGTGATTTCGCGGTCACGCTCGACAGCGTCAGCCCGGTTGCAGGGCCGAACTGGACGGCGATCGAAGCGCAAATTGCCGTCCGCCACAAGGGCGGGGAACCGGTGATCCTGAACCCCCAGGCGCGCAATTTCTGGTCGCCGCCGCAGTCGACTTCGGAAAGCGCGCTGCTGACCCGCTGGGACGGGCAGCTTTACGCCGTGATTGGCAATCAGGCCGAGGACGGGCGCTGGCAGATCCGTATCTGGTGGAAGCCGTTCGTGACCTTCATCTGGTATGGCGGCCTTCTGATCGCGCTCGGCGGGATCATGGCGATTGCGGGCCGGGTGCGGGTTGATGTGAAGCGCCGCAAGGCGAGCGCGCTGGGTGCCCAGCGCCGCGCCGATGTCGAAGCGCTGGGCACGTCTCAGCCGGTTCCGGCGGAGTAG